In a single window of the Micromonospora sp. WMMD1155 genome:
- the ybaK gene encoding Cys-tRNA(Pro) deacylase, which produces MAGQGTPATALLVKRGIAHRTHPYRVSPEAPNYGALVAVALGVAPERVFKSLVTEVDGGLTVAVVPVTGELDLKALAAAVGGKRATLAERAVAERATGYVRKGISPLGQRRRLPTVLDDSALDLPTIYVSAGRRGLQLELAAADLVALTDARTAPLQTR; this is translated from the coding sequence ATGGCAGGACAGGGCACGCCCGCGACGGCGTTGTTGGTCAAGCGCGGGATCGCGCATCGCACCCACCCGTACCGGGTGTCGCCGGAGGCCCCGAACTACGGCGCGTTGGTGGCGGTGGCGCTCGGCGTGGCACCGGAGCGCGTCTTCAAGTCGCTGGTGACGGAGGTCGACGGTGGGCTCACCGTCGCGGTCGTCCCGGTCACCGGCGAGTTGGATCTGAAGGCGCTCGCGGCGGCCGTCGGCGGCAAGCGGGCGACGCTCGCCGAACGGGCGGTCGCCGAGCGGGCCACCGGCTACGTACGTAAGGGAATCAGCCCGCTCGGGCAACGCCGCCGCTTGCCGACCGTGCTGGACGACTCCGCGCTGGATCTCCCGACGATCTACGTCTCGGCTGGTCGGCGTGGCCTGCAGCTCGAACTGGCCGCGGCCGATCTGGTGGCGCTCACGGACGCCCGCACCGCGCCGTTGCAGACCCGCTGA
- a CDS encoding methyltransferase domain-containing protein codes for MDLDQLAALRTPEGSAALTAAAGLAGGDPLTAASALRAAGVPPTLAAAALTQAELRHRAVGKFGPAAAGMFLTRPGLEQATRRVVADRRAARLHAAGVRTLADLGCGLGADALAAARAGIRVYGVEADPVTAAMAAANAAAAGLADLFTVECGDATAFDVSRVDGVFCDPARRTTGTGRRIFDPRAYSPPWDFVTGLADRVPRTVVKVAPGLDHGLVPAGAEAEWVSVNGDLVEAALWCGELAEVPRRASVFRTEIHQLTGSGTDEAPVGPTRRYLYDPDPAVVRAHLVAELATELAATLGDPSIAYLYADHPTRTPYARCLEITDVLPFSLKRLRALLRERGVGRVEILKRGSALTPEQLRRDLRLTGDASASLVLTRVAGAPTVLIGQPVA; via the coding sequence GTGGATCTCGATCAGCTGGCGGCGCTGCGTACCCCCGAGGGGTCGGCCGCGCTCACCGCGGCGGCCGGTCTCGCCGGCGGTGATCCACTGACCGCGGCCTCGGCGTTGCGCGCCGCCGGGGTGCCGCCGACGCTGGCCGCGGCGGCGCTCACCCAGGCCGAGCTGCGCCACCGGGCGGTCGGCAAGTTCGGCCCGGCCGCCGCCGGGATGTTCCTCACCCGCCCCGGCCTGGAACAGGCCACCCGTCGGGTGGTCGCCGACCGTCGGGCCGCCCGGCTGCACGCCGCCGGGGTGCGCACCCTGGCCGATCTCGGGTGCGGCCTGGGCGCCGACGCACTGGCCGCCGCCCGTGCCGGCATCCGGGTGTACGGGGTGGAGGCCGACCCGGTGACCGCGGCGATGGCCGCCGCCAACGCCGCGGCGGCCGGGCTTGCCGACCTGTTCACCGTCGAGTGCGGGGATGCCACCGCGTTCGACGTGTCACGGGTCGACGGGGTCTTCTGCGACCCGGCCCGCCGCACGACCGGCACCGGGCGACGAATCTTCGATCCGCGCGCCTACTCGCCGCCGTGGGACTTCGTGACCGGGTTGGCCGACCGGGTGCCACGCACCGTCGTGAAGGTGGCGCCGGGCCTGGACCACGGGCTCGTTCCGGCGGGCGCTGAGGCGGAGTGGGTGAGTGTGAACGGCGACCTGGTCGAGGCGGCGCTCTGGTGCGGCGAGCTGGCCGAGGTGCCCCGCCGCGCCAGCGTGTTCCGTACGGAGATCCACCAGCTCACCGGCTCGGGCACCGACGAGGCGCCGGTCGGCCCGACGCGTCGCTACCTGTACGACCCGGACCCGGCCGTGGTCCGCGCGCACCTCGTCGCCGAACTCGCCACCGAACTGGCCGCCACCCTCGGCGACCCGAGCATCGCCTACCTCTACGCCGACCACCCCACCCGCACCCCGTACGCGCGCTGCCTGGAGATCACCGACGTGCTGCCGTTCTCGCTCAAGCGTCTGCGGGCGCTGCTGCGCGAGCGCGGGGTGGGGCGGGTGGAGATCCTCAAGCGGGGTTCCGCCCTCACCCCGGAGCAGCTTCGACGGGACCTGCGGCTGACCGGCGACGCCTCGGCGAGCCTGGTGCTCACCCGGGTGGCCGGCGCACCGACAGTGCTGATCGGACAGCCGGTGGCCTAG
- a CDS encoding substrate-binding domain-containing protein, protein MRKGILTIAAVGLLATGGLTACGGDDAGSGSTDSKKTPKIGVILPDSKSSVRWETADRRFLEEAFKAAGVQSDIQNAQNDKTAFQTIADQMITGGVTVLMIVNLDSGTGKAVLDKAKSQGVATIDYDRLTLGGSAQYYVSFDNEVVGKLQGEGLSKCLTDKGVKNPVVSYLNGSPTDNNATLFKAGYDSVLKPKFDSNEYVKGPEDAVPAWDNAQAATIFEQQLTKANGKIDGVLAANDGLGNAAISILKKNKLNGKVPVTGQDASTEGLQNILAGDQCMTVYKAVREEAKAASDLAIALAKGERKDTGQTVKDPEGNRDVPAVLLTPKAIYKDNVKDVIADGYVTKEEVCAGAYAKLCADAGIS, encoded by the coding sequence ATGCGTAAGGGGATCCTCACCATCGCCGCCGTGGGCCTGCTCGCGACCGGCGGCTTGACCGCCTGTGGCGGCGACGACGCCGGCTCCGGTTCGACCGACTCCAAGAAGACCCCCAAGATCGGCGTGATCCTCCCGGACAGCAAGTCGTCCGTCCGCTGGGAGACCGCGGACCGTCGGTTCCTGGAGGAGGCGTTCAAGGCCGCCGGCGTCCAGTCCGACATCCAGAACGCCCAGAACGACAAGACCGCCTTCCAGACCATCGCCGACCAGATGATCACCGGCGGCGTCACCGTTCTGATGATCGTCAACCTGGACTCCGGCACCGGCAAGGCCGTGCTCGACAAGGCCAAGTCGCAGGGCGTCGCCACCATCGACTACGACCGGCTCACCCTGGGCGGCTCCGCCCAGTACTACGTCAGCTTCGACAACGAGGTCGTCGGCAAGCTCCAGGGCGAGGGCCTGTCGAAGTGCCTGACCGACAAGGGCGTCAAGAACCCCGTCGTGTCGTACCTGAACGGCTCCCCCACCGACAACAACGCCACCCTGTTCAAGGCCGGCTACGACTCGGTGCTCAAGCCGAAGTTCGACTCCAACGAATACGTCAAGGGCCCCGAGGACGCGGTGCCGGCGTGGGACAACGCGCAGGCCGCGACCATCTTCGAGCAGCAGCTCACCAAGGCCAACGGCAAGATCGACGGCGTGCTCGCCGCCAACGACGGTCTCGGCAACGCGGCCATCTCGATCCTGAAGAAGAACAAGCTCAACGGCAAGGTGCCGGTGACCGGGCAGGACGCCAGCACCGAGGGCCTGCAGAACATCCTCGCCGGTGACCAGTGCATGACCGTCTACAAGGCCGTCCGGGAAGAGGCCAAGGCCGCGTCCGACCTGGCCATCGCACTCGCCAAGGGCGAGCGGAAGGACACCGGCCAGACGGTGAAGGACCCGGAGGGCAACCGCGACGTCCCGGCGGTACTGCTCACCCCGAAGGCCATCTACAAGGACAACGTCAAGGACGTCATCGCCGACGGTTACGTGACCAAGGAAGAGGTCTGCGCCGGGGCGTACGCCAAGCTCTGCGCCGACGCCGGCATCAGCTGA
- the groES gene encoding co-chaperone GroES, producing MPVTTATKVAIKPLEDRIVVQANEAETTTASGIVIPDTAKEKPQEGTVLAVGPGRVDDNGNRVPVDVQVGDTVLYSKYGGTEVKYAGEEYLVLSARDVLAVIEK from the coding sequence ATGCCCGTGACTACCGCGACCAAGGTTGCGATCAAGCCGCTCGAGGACCGCATCGTGGTCCAGGCGAACGAGGCTGAGACCACCACGGCGTCGGGCATCGTGATCCCCGACACCGCCAAGGAGAAGCCGCAGGAGGGCACCGTCCTCGCTGTGGGCCCGGGGCGCGTCGACGACAACGGCAACCGGGTTCCGGTTGACGTGCAGGTCGGCGACACCGTCCTCTACTCGAAGTACGGCGGCACCGAGGTCAAGTACGCCGGCGAGGAGTACCTGGTGCTCTCCGCCCGCGACGTCCTCGCGGTCATCGAGAAGTAA
- a CDS encoding ATP-binding cassette domain-containing protein: MSATPLLELRGIDKSFGPVQVLRDVALTVHPGEVTALVGDNGAGKSTLVKCISGIHPTDAGEFLFNGEPVHIGSPRDAAALGIEVVYQDLALCDNLDIVQNMFLGREKRSGIVLDEPTMEQLAAETLAGLSIRTVTSLRQHVSSLSGGQRQTVAIAKAVLWNSKLVILDEPTAALGVAQTAQVLELVRRLADNGLAVVLISHNMNDVFAVSDRIAALYLGQMVAQVKTTDITHAQVVELITAGRSGGLGIAADPGSNGDGPRPADSISGGAE, from the coding sequence GTGTCCGCGACCCCCCTGCTGGAACTCCGCGGGATCGACAAGAGCTTCGGTCCCGTCCAGGTGCTCCGCGACGTCGCCCTGACCGTCCACCCGGGCGAAGTCACCGCACTGGTCGGTGACAACGGCGCCGGCAAGTCGACCCTGGTCAAGTGCATCAGTGGAATCCACCCCACCGATGCCGGTGAGTTCCTGTTCAACGGTGAACCAGTGCACATCGGCAGCCCCCGCGACGCCGCCGCGCTCGGCATCGAGGTCGTCTACCAGGACCTCGCGCTCTGCGACAACCTGGACATCGTGCAGAACATGTTCCTCGGCCGGGAGAAGCGCAGCGGCATCGTCCTCGACGAGCCGACGATGGAACAGCTCGCCGCCGAGACACTGGCCGGGCTCTCCATCCGCACCGTCACGTCGCTGCGCCAACACGTGTCCAGCCTCTCCGGCGGTCAGCGTCAGACCGTGGCCATCGCCAAGGCCGTGCTGTGGAACAGCAAGCTGGTCATCCTGGACGAGCCGACCGCGGCGCTCGGCGTGGCACAGACCGCGCAGGTGCTCGAACTGGTCCGCCGTCTCGCCGACAACGGCCTGGCCGTGGTGCTCATCTCGCACAACATGAACGACGTCTTCGCCGTCTCCGACCGGATCGCCGCGCTGTACCTCGGCCAGATGGTCGCCCAGGTGAAGACCACCGACATCACCCACGCGCAGGTGGTCGAGCTGATCACCGCCGGGCGCTCGGGCGGGCTCGGCATCGCCGCCGACCCGGGCAGCAACGGCGACGGCCCGCGGCCGGCCGACTCGATCTCAGGAGGCGCCGAATGA